The proteins below come from a single Ictalurus punctatus breed USDA103 chromosome 29, Coco_2.0, whole genome shotgun sequence genomic window:
- the wu:fc17b08 gene encoding microtubule-associated protein futsch isoform X5, with protein MFHWAKDGPHRDYKPPSVSNWSFDENCLFCCLRREKVKEHVIALNNKIVESGGKPLLGKDHCNLSRLEWQVEEFLNAVLHRKEYTPRIPDPHIPVVACDTMQQMINRLMVHYTSNNNSQDSPQHNGMDQSLVKTHSSRSLIAVVTPTVAASTQNPVLSKLLMDDQDAPLDLSVKKVRPEISDQDGALDLSIKKSHNPDSMLLRSPHVNLTIPVIKRQDSDSGFAKARDLQSLSTLEQFMAKLCSHHQRQIADAFGFLQTEVNAVASSSEVQVSTPAVPEKSISLDCAEEKSAIQGTEDTLPVARDKNGGQESHVSKNNEVSPAEQSLKADGPSIKKGSSIVIGQTDIGVNEDDNGEFRSTNIQPKCPTLLILKNNLGNLEAKKLSEVGSVILQPNTGTLEQGPCASDTQSHTDCTDHDIGALSSCSTNQGHTDPKCLPVRSNDISVKPCSIQRATNGFSPNFSRTAKKSCRGSYSQPRLGSIGNIVNDPDNNYDIVYVGKPITECKLQSQSHMLPRKNARKSTRGHLCFGDCLEIKTVRTLACKSAQNGSGNYPVPMPDLTTSIAPKQALSKPDGLPAMTVPFTGDCMETVMNKNLSDHSVVTEIPGDVVEISSEDLIVEPSQTGQSQPKEQIPSLLADEECGQFVQQDLGIHAISDSSERTLNSAVENETTEKIEFTAKEIIDASSSGVVLGGVETEVHGQNVATETLLNTVSSSIENNSSESEDFIVGSDLKSKNAAKCDFLPESQEQTKFLRKQVMTCTDNSTLLQMTCVNEASMKVVDSTNPGKVELRMSDLVVEEFTTKGVAKHAPSSDRCLRSGVSKGISEQTAVSDMSYQTKPAELQTDIHERNILESKRSLMCSKSKHTEENVPCQGAQYNVDVTDFNPESAQQADSIGNKVCTRQKQKLMMVKEMESDKKQKVQELPTPNDELKGQGNLMNDAPEIEVNCPPGSSESPGKNSPGKSIRVSERMPFRNRSSQSEHSVGDSCSPTKNIPHTPERMPLRSRNSISVDQPVGGDSCSSPTAVPVEKLGRMPLRSRNSGFAEQTVGKDSCISPNTSNLDSVARMPLRSRHSSAVSRHVIESSSDVIKDTSGTITEQSSGEDSGVTSKKLASTGHMPLRSGSGLMVEQSSSCNSCGSDAGTVSESPGRMSLRRSNTFSAEKQDCLQTPPKSKKLSPRLQKMAKTSVPSLIHKGEHNKNTANIKTDKLYNDQMKVFSIPDSFTSFNLPTTSPLIPSPCKFLEALNGEANQHLISDLNSKFEKMQKGWVQMDKEGQPAPKPKNKADRLKEIWKSKRRIRKPRSFEQHKFSPVQMLFMKSFDLPNICRWFLQSTETKSLVIVKKVNTRLPSETQLGFQSSPSVPESSDGVFPSLQAERLKKHLKKFAIASPVKSNPKNKRLIAKALAQAISKGKEKREPRAATRISSKPQSTTGLIQKQSHENHSKVAASTKNPASARILRKYSNMREKKQVQQNSLKNLKRSVVEVDSSHSITKKVSKEKLPTRRGQKSAIVKEVKQLAKKAKAPAAKEKIPKGGRGLRDLNEKSGISSERVLPRVLKSNRVTAPKTMSKKEMLAKTGKSQHTKSDKKSPLHKGPESLMSPFQIMDTQPLLSEDQVLTRSQRKMEATLAQTGSPKTSTKRALETSITSVKRTRTSK; from the exons ATGTTCCACTGGGCCAAGGACGGTCCACACAGAG ATTATAAGCCTCCAAGTGTGTCAAATTGGTCATTTGATGAAAATTGTCTTTTCTGCTGCTTAAGACGAGAGAAAGTGAAG GAACATGTAATTGCGCTCAATAACAAAATTGTGGAAAGTGGAGGCAAACCTTTACTTGGCAAGGATCATTGTAATCTCAGCAGACTTGAGTGGCAAGTAGAAGAATTCCTCAATGCAGTCTTGCACAGGAAAG AATACACACCAAGGATTCCAGATCCTCACATCCCTGTGGTGGCTTGTGATACCATGCAACAAATGATCAATCGCTTAATGGTGCATTATACCTCAAATAACAACTCTCAGGACTCGCCTCAGCACAATGGAATGGACCAAAGCCTGGTGAAAACTCACTCTAGCAGATCACTCATTGCTGTTGTTACACCTACGGTTGCTGCTTCAACACAGAACCCTGTCCTCAGTAAGCTCCTCATGGATGACCAAGATGCACCTCTGGACCTTTCAGTGAAGAAGGTCAGACCAGAAATCAGTGATCAAG ATGGTGCTCTGGATCTTTCAATCAAGAAGAGTCATAATCCAGACAGCATGCTCCTCAGAAGCCCTCATGTGAATTTGACAATACCAGTTATTAAAAG GCAAGATTCGGATTCAGGTTTTGCTAAAGCAAGAGATCTGCAGTCATTGTCCACATTAGAGCAGTTTATGGCTAAGCTATGTTCGCATCACCAACGGCAGATTGCTGACGCATTTGGATTCTTGCAAACTGAAGTAAACGCTGTGGCTTCCTCCAGTGAAGTGCAAGTGTCCACCCCAGCAGTCCCAGAAAAATCAATAAGCTTAGACTGTGCAGAAGAAAAGTCAGCGATTCAAGGTACTGAAGACACTTTGCCTGTAGCAAGAGACAAGAATGGGGGCCAAGAATCCCATGTTTCCAAAAATAATGAAGTTTCACCTGCAGAACAGTCCCTGAAAGCTGATGGGCCATCAATTAAAAAAGGATCTTCAATAGTTATTGGTCAGACAGATATCGGAGTTAATGAGGACGATAATGGTGAGTTTAGGAGTACAAACATTCAGCCTAAGTGTCCAACTCTACTGATCTTGAAAAACAACCTTGGAAACCTTGAAGCCAAAAAGTTGTCTGAGGTTGGCTCAGTCATTCTACAACCTAATACTGGCACTTTAGAGCAGGGCCCATGTGCCTctgacacacagtcacacacagatTGCACTGATCATGATATTGGTGCACTGTCTTCATGTTCTACGAATCAAGGACACACTGACCCTAAATGCCTTCCAGTACGGAGCAATGACATTTCTGTTAAACCCTGCTCAATTCAAAGGGCCACAAATGGATTTTCGCCTAATTTCTCAAGAACGGCCAAGAAAAGTTGCAGAGGCTCTTACTCTCAACCCAGGCTTGGCTCAATAGGTAACATTGTAAATGATCCTGACAATAATTATGACATTGTCTATGTAGGAAAACCCATTACTGAATGTAAGCTTCAATCACAGAGCCATATGCTTCCAAGGAAAAATGCTAGAAAAAGCACAAGAGGACATCTGTGTTTTGGGGATTGCTTGGAGATAAAAACAGTGCGAACATTGGCCTGTAAGTCTGCTCAGAATGGTAGTGGGAATTATCCTGTTCCTATGCCGGATTTAACCACATCAATTGCCCCAAAGCAGGCACTTTCTAAACCTGATGGTTTACCTGCTATGACTGTACCTTTTACTGGGGATTGTATGGAAACTGTGATGAACAAAAACCTGTCTGATCACTCAGTGGTGACAGAAATACCTGGAGATGTTGTTGAAATATCAAGTGAGGATTTGATTGTAGAACCTAGTCAAACAGGTCAATCTCAGCCAAAAGAACAAATTCCCTCTTTACTTGCAGACGAGGAATGTGGTCAATTTGTGCAGCAGGATCTGGGTATACATGCCATTTCAGACAGTAGTGAAAGAACTCTCAATTCTGCTGTGGAAAATGAAACAACTGAAAAAATAGAATTTACAGCAAAAGAAATTATAGATGCGTCTTCATCTGGTGTGGTATTGGGTGGGGTAGAAACAGAGGTCCATGGTCAAAATGTAGCCACAGAGACATTGCTAAATACAGTCTCCTCAAGCATAGAAAACAATTCATCCGAGTCAGAAGATTTCATAGTAGGAAGTGATTTGAAAAGTAAAAATGCTGCGAAGTGCGATTTCCTACCAGAGTCCCAAGAACAGACTAAATTTTTAAGAAAACAGGTAATGACATGTACAGATAACAGCACATTGTTACAAATGACATGTGTAAATGAAGCAAGCATGAAAGTAGTGGATTCTACAAATCCAGGTAAAGTCGAGTTGAGGATGTCTGATTTAGTGGTTGAGGAATTTACAACAAAGGGTGTTGCAAAACATGCCCCCTCTTCAGATAGGTGTTTGCGAAGTGGAGTCTCCAAAGGCATATCTGAACAAACAGCTGTCTCTGACATGTCATACCAGACAAAACCAGCTGAATTGCAGACAGATATTCATGAAAGAAATATTCTAGAGTCCAAACGGTCCTTGATGTGTTCTAAATCGAAGCATACTGAAGAAAACGTGCCATGTCAGGGTGCTCAGTATAACGTAGATGTCACGGATTTTAATCCTGAGAGTGCGCAGCAGGCTGACAGTATAGGTAACAAAGTGTGCACAAGACAGAAGCAAAAGCTAATGATGGTGAAGGAAATGGAGTCTGACAAAAAGCAGAAGGTCCAAGAGCTCCCAACACCAAATGATGAGCTTAAAGGTCAAGGTAATTTGATGAATGATGCTCCTGAAATTGAGGTGAACTGTCCTCCAGGGAGTTCTGAATCTCCTGGAAAGAACAGCCCTGGGAAATCCATAAGGGTTTCTGAAAGAATGCCTTTTAGAAACCGGAGCAGTCAAAGTGAGCATTCTGTTGGTGACTCCTGTTCACCTACCAAAAATATTCCACACACCCCTGAACGAATGCCTTTGAGAAGCAGGAATAGCATTAGTGTTGATCAGCCTGTGGGTGGAGATTCTTGCAGTTCCCCCACTGCAGTCCCTGTAGAGAAGCTTGGACGAATGCCTTTGAGAAGCAGGAATAGTGGTTTCGCCGAGCAGACTGTTGGCAAAGATTCCTGCATTTCCCCAAATACAAGCAATTTAGACAGTGTGGCACGCATGCCTTTGAGAAGCCGACATAGTAGTGCAGTCAGTCGCCATGTCATTGAAAGTTCCTCTGATGTGATCAAGGATACATCAGGCACAATCACTGAACAATCCAGTGGTGAGGATAGTGGTGTTACCAGTAAGAAATTAGCAAGCACTGGACACATGCCTCTAAGAAGTGGAAGTGGTCTGATGGTAGAACAGTCATCCAGCTGCAATTCATGTGGTTCAGATGCTGGAACTGTCTCAGAGAGCCCTGGACGCATGTCGTTGAGAAGGAGCAATACTTTTAGTGCTGAAAAGCAGGATTGTTTACAAACACCTCCCAAGAGTAAAAAGCTTTCTCCAAGACTTCAGAAGATGGCCAAAACATCTGTACCTTCATTAATCCATAAGGGAGAACACAACAAGAACACTGCTAACATCAAGACTGATAAACTTTATAATGACCAAATGAAAGTCTTTTCTATCCCAGATTCATTTACTTCATTTAACCTACCAACCACCAGTCCTTTAATCCCCAGTCCATGCAAGTTTTTGGAGGCTTTAAATGGGGAAGCAAACCAACATTTGATTTCAGATTTAAATAGCAAATTTGAAAAGATGCAAAAAGGGTGGGTTCAAATGGACAAAGAGGGACAGCCTGcaccaaaaccaaaaaacaaggCAGACAGACTAAAGGAAATATGGAAAAGCAAACGAAGAATTAGGAAACCAAGGTCATTTGAGCAGCACAAATTCTCTCCTGTGCAAATGTTATTTATGAAATCGTTTGACCTTCCCAATATATGTCGCTGGTTCTTGCAGTCAACGGAAACAAAATCTCTTGTTATTGTAAAGAAGGTGAACACAAGGCTTCCATCTGAAACGCAATTGGGTTTTCAATCCTCGCCTTCTGTGCCAGAGTCATCTGATGGAGTATTCCCAAGTCTACAGGCTGAACGCTTAAAAAAGCACCTGAAAAAGTTTGCTATTGCATCCCCTGTGAAGAGCAACCCCAAGAACAAAAGGCTAATTGCTAAAGCTTTAGCCCAGGCTATCTCTAAGGGCAAAGAAAAACGAGAACCTAGAGCTGCCACACGGATCTCTTCAAAACCACAGAGCACTACTGGTTTGATACAGAAACAGTCCCATGAGAACCACAGCAAGGTTGCTGCAAGTACAAAAAATCCAGCAAGTGCTAGAATTCTGAGAAAATATTCCAATATGCGTGAGAAAAAACAAGTCCAACAAAACTCACTGAAGAATTTAAAGAGGTCGGTAGTAGAGGTAGACAGTAGCCATTCCATAACAAAGAAGGTCTCTAAAGAAAAATTGCCCACAAGGAGAGGACAAAAATCAGCCATTGTCAAGGAAGTGAAACAGTTGGCTAAAAAAGCTAAAGCCCCTGCAGCAAAAGAGAAAATCCCAAAAGGTGGTAGAGGGTTAAgagatttaaatgaaaagagTGGAATCTCCTCCGAGAGGGTGCTTCCCAGAGTATTAAAATCTAACCGTGTAACTGCTCCTAAAACCATGAGTAAAAAAGAAATGCTGGCGAAAACTGGGAAATCGCAACACACAAAAAGTGATAAGAAATCACCTCTTCATAAAGGTCCTGAAAGTTTAATGTCTCCATTTCAAATTATGGACACACAGCCTCTGTTATCAGAAGACCAGGTTCTCACAAGGTCTCAGAGAAAGATGGAAGCCACACTTGCACAAACTGGATCCCCAAAAACCTCTACAAAAAGAGCCTTGGAAACCTCAATCACATCAGTCAAGCGGACACGAACATCAAAGTGA
- the wu:fc17b08 gene encoding microtubule-associated protein futsch isoform X6 → MQQMINRLMVHYTSNNNSQDSPQHNGMDQSLVKTHSSRSLIAVVTPTVAASTQNPVLSKLLMDDQDAPLDLSVKKVRPEISDQDGALDLSIKKSHNPDSMLLRSPHVNLTIPVIKRQDSDSGFAKARDLQSLSTLEQFMAKLCSHHQRQIADAFGFLQTEVNAVASSSEVQVSTPAVPEKSISLDCAEEKSAIQGTEDTLPVARDKNGGQESHVSKNNEVSPAEQSLKADGPSIKKGSSIVIGQTDIGVNEDDNGEFRSTNIQPKCPTLLILKNNLGNLEAKKLSEVGSVILQPNTGTLEQGPCASDTQSHTDCTDHDIGALSSCSTNQGHTDPKCLPVRSNDISVKPCSIQRATNGFSPNFSRTAKKSCRGSYSQPRLGSIGNIVNDPDNNYDIVYVGKPITECKLQSQSHMLPRKNARKSTRGHLCFGDCLEIKTVRTLACKSAQNGSGNYPVPMPDLTTSIAPKQALSKPDGLPAMTVPFTGDCMETVMNKNLSDHSVVTEIPGDVVEISSEDLIVEPSQTGQSQPKEQIPSLLADEECGQFVQQDLGIHAISDSSERTLNSAVENETTEKIEFTAKEIIDASSSGVVLGGVETEVHGQNVATETLLNTVSSSIENNSSESEDFIVGSDLKSKNAAKCDFLPESQEQTKFLRKQVMTCTDNSTLLQMTCVNEASMKVVDSTNPGKVELRMSDLVVEEFTTKGVAKHAPSSDRCLRSGVSKGISEQTAVSDMSYQTKPAELQTDIHERNILESKRSLMCSKSKHTEENVPCQGAQYNVDVTDFNPESAQQADSIGNKVCTRQKQKLMMVKEMESDKKQKVQELPTPNDELKGQGNLMNDAPEIEVNCPPGSSESPGKNSPGKSIRVSERMPFRNRSSQSEHSVGDSCSPTKNIPHTPERMPLRSRNSISVDQPVGGDSCSSPTAVPVEKLGRMPLRSRNSGFAEQTVGKDSCISPNTSNLDSVARMPLRSRHSSAVSRHVIESSSDVIKDTSGTITEQSSGEDSGVTSKKLASTGHMPLRSGSGLMVEQSSSCNSCGSDAGTVSESPGRMSLRRSNTFSAEKQDCLQTPPKSKKLSPRLQKMAKTSVPSLIHKGEHNKNTANIKTDKLYNDQMKVFSIPDSFTSFNLPTTSPLIPSPCKFLEALNGEANQHLISDLNSKFEKMQKGWVQMDKEGQPAPKPKNKADRLKEIWKSKRRIRKPRSFEQHKFSPVQMLFMKSFDLPNICRWFLQSTETKSLVIVKKVNTRLPSETQLGFQSSPSVPESSDGVFPSLQAERLKKHLKKFAIASPVKSNPKNKRLIAKALAQAISKGKEKREPRAATRISSKPQSTTGLIQKQSHENHSKVAASTKNPASARILRKYSNMREKKQVQQNSLKNLKRSVVEVDSSHSITKKVSKEKLPTRRGQKSAIVKEVKQLAKKAKAPAAKEKIPKGGRGLRDLNEKSGISSERVLPRVLKSNRVTAPKTMSKKEMLAKTGKSQHTKSDKKSPLHKGPESLMSPFQIMDTQPLLSEDQVLTRSQRKMEATLAQTGSPKTSTKRALETSITSVKRTRTSK, encoded by the exons ATGCAACAAATGATCAATCGCTTAATGGTGCATTATACCTCAAATAACAACTCTCAGGACTCGCCTCAGCACAATGGAATGGACCAAAGCCTGGTGAAAACTCACTCTAGCAGATCACTCATTGCTGTTGTTACACCTACGGTTGCTGCTTCAACACAGAACCCTGTCCTCAGTAAGCTCCTCATGGATGACCAAGATGCACCTCTGGACCTTTCAGTGAAGAAGGTCAGACCAGAAATCAGTGATCAAG ATGGTGCTCTGGATCTTTCAATCAAGAAGAGTCATAATCCAGACAGCATGCTCCTCAGAAGCCCTCATGTGAATTTGACAATACCAGTTATTAAAAG GCAAGATTCGGATTCAGGTTTTGCTAAAGCAAGAGATCTGCAGTCATTGTCCACATTAGAGCAGTTTATGGCTAAGCTATGTTCGCATCACCAACGGCAGATTGCTGACGCATTTGGATTCTTGCAAACTGAAGTAAACGCTGTGGCTTCCTCCAGTGAAGTGCAAGTGTCCACCCCAGCAGTCCCAGAAAAATCAATAAGCTTAGACTGTGCAGAAGAAAAGTCAGCGATTCAAGGTACTGAAGACACTTTGCCTGTAGCAAGAGACAAGAATGGGGGCCAAGAATCCCATGTTTCCAAAAATAATGAAGTTTCACCTGCAGAACAGTCCCTGAAAGCTGATGGGCCATCAATTAAAAAAGGATCTTCAATAGTTATTGGTCAGACAGATATCGGAGTTAATGAGGACGATAATGGTGAGTTTAGGAGTACAAACATTCAGCCTAAGTGTCCAACTCTACTGATCTTGAAAAACAACCTTGGAAACCTTGAAGCCAAAAAGTTGTCTGAGGTTGGCTCAGTCATTCTACAACCTAATACTGGCACTTTAGAGCAGGGCCCATGTGCCTctgacacacagtcacacacagatTGCACTGATCATGATATTGGTGCACTGTCTTCATGTTCTACGAATCAAGGACACACTGACCCTAAATGCCTTCCAGTACGGAGCAATGACATTTCTGTTAAACCCTGCTCAATTCAAAGGGCCACAAATGGATTTTCGCCTAATTTCTCAAGAACGGCCAAGAAAAGTTGCAGAGGCTCTTACTCTCAACCCAGGCTTGGCTCAATAGGTAACATTGTAAATGATCCTGACAATAATTATGACATTGTCTATGTAGGAAAACCCATTACTGAATGTAAGCTTCAATCACAGAGCCATATGCTTCCAAGGAAAAATGCTAGAAAAAGCACAAGAGGACATCTGTGTTTTGGGGATTGCTTGGAGATAAAAACAGTGCGAACATTGGCCTGTAAGTCTGCTCAGAATGGTAGTGGGAATTATCCTGTTCCTATGCCGGATTTAACCACATCAATTGCCCCAAAGCAGGCACTTTCTAAACCTGATGGTTTACCTGCTATGACTGTACCTTTTACTGGGGATTGTATGGAAACTGTGATGAACAAAAACCTGTCTGATCACTCAGTGGTGACAGAAATACCTGGAGATGTTGTTGAAATATCAAGTGAGGATTTGATTGTAGAACCTAGTCAAACAGGTCAATCTCAGCCAAAAGAACAAATTCCCTCTTTACTTGCAGACGAGGAATGTGGTCAATTTGTGCAGCAGGATCTGGGTATACATGCCATTTCAGACAGTAGTGAAAGAACTCTCAATTCTGCTGTGGAAAATGAAACAACTGAAAAAATAGAATTTACAGCAAAAGAAATTATAGATGCGTCTTCATCTGGTGTGGTATTGGGTGGGGTAGAAACAGAGGTCCATGGTCAAAATGTAGCCACAGAGACATTGCTAAATACAGTCTCCTCAAGCATAGAAAACAATTCATCCGAGTCAGAAGATTTCATAGTAGGAAGTGATTTGAAAAGTAAAAATGCTGCGAAGTGCGATTTCCTACCAGAGTCCCAAGAACAGACTAAATTTTTAAGAAAACAGGTAATGACATGTACAGATAACAGCACATTGTTACAAATGACATGTGTAAATGAAGCAAGCATGAAAGTAGTGGATTCTACAAATCCAGGTAAAGTCGAGTTGAGGATGTCTGATTTAGTGGTTGAGGAATTTACAACAAAGGGTGTTGCAAAACATGCCCCCTCTTCAGATAGGTGTTTGCGAAGTGGAGTCTCCAAAGGCATATCTGAACAAACAGCTGTCTCTGACATGTCATACCAGACAAAACCAGCTGAATTGCAGACAGATATTCATGAAAGAAATATTCTAGAGTCCAAACGGTCCTTGATGTGTTCTAAATCGAAGCATACTGAAGAAAACGTGCCATGTCAGGGTGCTCAGTATAACGTAGATGTCACGGATTTTAATCCTGAGAGTGCGCAGCAGGCTGACAGTATAGGTAACAAAGTGTGCACAAGACAGAAGCAAAAGCTAATGATGGTGAAGGAAATGGAGTCTGACAAAAAGCAGAAGGTCCAAGAGCTCCCAACACCAAATGATGAGCTTAAAGGTCAAGGTAATTTGATGAATGATGCTCCTGAAATTGAGGTGAACTGTCCTCCAGGGAGTTCTGAATCTCCTGGAAAGAACAGCCCTGGGAAATCCATAAGGGTTTCTGAAAGAATGCCTTTTAGAAACCGGAGCAGTCAAAGTGAGCATTCTGTTGGTGACTCCTGTTCACCTACCAAAAATATTCCACACACCCCTGAACGAATGCCTTTGAGAAGCAGGAATAGCATTAGTGTTGATCAGCCTGTGGGTGGAGATTCTTGCAGTTCCCCCACTGCAGTCCCTGTAGAGAAGCTTGGACGAATGCCTTTGAGAAGCAGGAATAGTGGTTTCGCCGAGCAGACTGTTGGCAAAGATTCCTGCATTTCCCCAAATACAAGCAATTTAGACAGTGTGGCACGCATGCCTTTGAGAAGCCGACATAGTAGTGCAGTCAGTCGCCATGTCATTGAAAGTTCCTCTGATGTGATCAAGGATACATCAGGCACAATCACTGAACAATCCAGTGGTGAGGATAGTGGTGTTACCAGTAAGAAATTAGCAAGCACTGGACACATGCCTCTAAGAAGTGGAAGTGGTCTGATGGTAGAACAGTCATCCAGCTGCAATTCATGTGGTTCAGATGCTGGAACTGTCTCAGAGAGCCCTGGACGCATGTCGTTGAGAAGGAGCAATACTTTTAGTGCTGAAAAGCAGGATTGTTTACAAACACCTCCCAAGAGTAAAAAGCTTTCTCCAAGACTTCAGAAGATGGCCAAAACATCTGTACCTTCATTAATCCATAAGGGAGAACACAACAAGAACACTGCTAACATCAAGACTGATAAACTTTATAATGACCAAATGAAAGTCTTTTCTATCCCAGATTCATTTACTTCATTTAACCTACCAACCACCAGTCCTTTAATCCCCAGTCCATGCAAGTTTTTGGAGGCTTTAAATGGGGAAGCAAACCAACATTTGATTTCAGATTTAAATAGCAAATTTGAAAAGATGCAAAAAGGGTGGGTTCAAATGGACAAAGAGGGACAGCCTGcaccaaaaccaaaaaacaaggCAGACAGACTAAAGGAAATATGGAAAAGCAAACGAAGAATTAGGAAACCAAGGTCATTTGAGCAGCACAAATTCTCTCCTGTGCAAATGTTATTTATGAAATCGTTTGACCTTCCCAATATATGTCGCTGGTTCTTGCAGTCAACGGAAACAAAATCTCTTGTTATTGTAAAGAAGGTGAACACAAGGCTTCCATCTGAAACGCAATTGGGTTTTCAATCCTCGCCTTCTGTGCCAGAGTCATCTGATGGAGTATTCCCAAGTCTACAGGCTGAACGCTTAAAAAAGCACCTGAAAAAGTTTGCTATTGCATCCCCTGTGAAGAGCAACCCCAAGAACAAAAGGCTAATTGCTAAAGCTTTAGCCCAGGCTATCTCTAAGGGCAAAGAAAAACGAGAACCTAGAGCTGCCACACGGATCTCTTCAAAACCACAGAGCACTACTGGTTTGATACAGAAACAGTCCCATGAGAACCACAGCAAGGTTGCTGCAAGTACAAAAAATCCAGCAAGTGCTAGAATTCTGAGAAAATATTCCAATATGCGTGAGAAAAAACAAGTCCAACAAAACTCACTGAAGAATTTAAAGAGGTCGGTAGTAGAGGTAGACAGTAGCCATTCCATAACAAAGAAGGTCTCTAAAGAAAAATTGCCCACAAGGAGAGGACAAAAATCAGCCATTGTCAAGGAAGTGAAACAGTTGGCTAAAAAAGCTAAAGCCCCTGCAGCAAAAGAGAAAATCCCAAAAGGTGGTAGAGGGTTAAgagatttaaatgaaaagagTGGAATCTCCTCCGAGAGGGTGCTTCCCAGAGTATTAAAATCTAACCGTGTAACTGCTCCTAAAACCATGAGTAAAAAAGAAATGCTGGCGAAAACTGGGAAATCGCAACACACAAAAAGTGATAAGAAATCACCTCTTCATAAAGGTCCTGAAAGTTTAATGTCTCCATTTCAAATTATGGACACACAGCCTCTGTTATCAGAAGACCAGGTTCTCACAAGGTCTCAGAGAAAGATGGAAGCCACACTTGCACAAACTGGATCCCCAAAAACCTCTACAAAAAGAGCCTTGGAAACCTCAATCACATCAGTCAAGCGGACACGAACATCAAAGTGA